The window TCGATTTTTAAATAACCCCTTAAAGATCTGTGTTTCTTTCAAGAGAACTTCGTCTCACAAAAAGAGAAAATTTTTTGCGTCATCTTTTttgagattattttttttaagaaaaaccagtttttttttaaatcaaatttaagTTTGGCAGACAGCCATTTACATAAATTTTTCAACGGACACAAATATgcataattatttttggagTTCACCTTACTTATAGTGTAAGAAGGTGTAAAAATAGCTACTTTCCATACTTTATAAAatggaattttaattaaaaatatgtacatattttgATCTGCAATGAAGTAGATCTTCTTGGGGAGTTTTCAAATTCCTTAAGACTGAAATATTATTGATTACAGACCACTATTGATAACTCTATATCGTTGGCACCTTAGAATATTACTTAATAGTACTTAAAATAACATAATTTGCCATTTAATTTAATCTCTTAATGAGATTCTTATACAAATATTGTTTTAACTTTGAAGGAACTATGTCAGCTTATCAGTTATCCAATGTTGAAACCAAGAAAAATATGATAAAAGTATTTGCAGAAAATACACTGAGAATTAATagaataattaatttgaaaattactATCTTCTTCAGGCACAATGATACCCAAGTCTGGAGGTGATTACGCTTATATTGGAACAGCATTTGGACCTCTGCCCGCATTCTTGTACCTGTGGGTGGCCCTGCTGATTCTGGTGCCGACGGGAAATGCCATCACGGCCCTGACCTTTGCCCAGTATCTGTTGAAACCGTTCTGGCCCTCCTGCGAGGCTCCTATCGGAGCTGTTCAGCTGCTGGCGGCTGCCATGATATGTAAGATCCGATGATAGGCCGCTGCCTGGCGGGATTAATCAGTCGAGAGTGAGACTAATTGATCGCCTCTTGCCCCCTAGGTGTACTGACGGTTATCAACTGCTACAACGTCAAGTGGGTGACACGTGTGACGGATATTTTCACGGGAACCAAGGTTCTTGCTTTAATGGTGATCGTTGGCGCCGGAGTCTGGTGGCTATTTGCCGGAAAAACTGAACTATGGGAGCAGCCATTTGCCGGTGGACTCTACTCGCCCGGCTACATCTCTCTGGCCTTCTACAGTGGCCTATTTTCGTATTCGGGATGGAATTATCTCAACTTTGTCACCGAGGAGCTCAAGGATCCGTATCGCAATCTTCCAAAAGCCATCTGCATCTCCCTGCCCGTTGTGACAATTATCTATATGATCACAaacatagcatacttttcggTGCTCTCGCCGGATGAGATTCTGTCCTCGGATGCTGTGGCTGTGACTTTTGGGGACAAGATGCTTGGCTACTTCGCCTGGATCATGCCGTTTGCGGTGGCCTGCTCCACCTTTGGATCTCTGAACGGTGCCATATTTGCCTCGTCCAGACTGTTCTTTGTGGGGGCCAGGAATGGTCACTTGCCGGCAGCCATTTCCCTGATCAACGTTAACTGTCTGACGCCAGTACCCTCCCTGATTTTCCTGGTtagtttaatattaaatattatattttatacactcattaaattaaaaattatgtatttttCAGGGTGTGGTTACTGTTCTGCTACTTTTCATTAAGGACATGTATGTGTTGATCAACTACGTGAGCTATGTGGAGGCTCTCTTTACGCTCATCTCGGTCTCCGGACTGCTCTGGCTGCGATACAAACAACCGAAAACGGAGCGACCCATCCGGGTTAGTTTAGCACTCCCCGTCATCTACCTGATCGTCTGCCTCTTCCTGGTGATCTCGTCGTGCTTCCAGTCACCCGGTGCTGTCGGCGTTGGAACGCTTATCATCCTGTCCGGTATTCCAGTCTACTATCTAACCATTCACAATCCGGTGAAATGGCTGGCGGACACCTCGCAGGCGATTAATCTTTGGTGTTCCAAGTTCTTCATCTGTATGCCGAATCAGGAGAAATTTGACTAGAATCGGCTCTGAGGCTCTGGAGGTTTCATGGAGGATCATGGCGAGTGCCTTCTGGGGTGGAGTTATCGAAAGGAATATCTTGTAGTTAGCATAAGGCTCAATTTACTACTAAGATAGGttaaaaaatgcaaagaaaATAATGTGAGACCTACGCACAACATTACAAACGTTTTATTGTAAATAACTCAAATGCATTCTGGCGCAGAGGAGGTCACCTATATTACTATTTATAAACGCTATTGTATATTTGAAACACGTCTATTATGCaaattcaaaacaattttatACATACTATAATGGTTAGCCGCTAATTTagtaattaataataattattgaaGCCAATTTTGCAAAATGTATAAATCGAATTTGTTTTATATAAGAAATTAAAGAATAAATCATTTACAATTAAACTTATTTTTAAtcttatttttcataaatactGATCCTAAGATTTTTGAATTCAAACGGCTCACTAGAAACGACCGTTAAAAGCTTCTAAGCTACTAATGTCATCCGAAAAGCTTTTCTGAAAAGCTCACCACTCGATGGTAGTTAAGTTTTCAGCGAGTGCGCAGTGACGGCTTCCCGAGAGagtaagagagagagagttgATATAAAAAGCAATGTGTGGGCGAAACTGTCATTTCAATAGACCGTTGAACGGTTCGGTACGGTACGGATAACTGGATAACGGATAATAATACGGGTAttcgttttttaaaaaaaaatcgattttcgGAAAATACCGCGAAAATCACCGGGCTATGACTTCGGCCGAGTAGAGTTCGCGTTCGTTTTCGATTATTATTTAGTTAACTACCTCTTTAGTGTTCAGTTTGACGTTAGGATGGCCGTAAACCAGGTGCTACCACTCATCACCCTCCTATACCTCCTTGGCACGTTTTTGGGACCTGTGCAGACTTCCACGGAATATAATCGCTACCTGGCACAGATATTCCAAAAATATGGCAACGGCGGTACAATCAACTTTGAGGTAATAACCAATCCATCGAACCACCATCGAATCGAACTAGCCTTGTAAACACACACAGTAGAGTAATTTGAGGCGCAGGTAAATACAGGTAAACAATGTGCCAGCCGGACAAAGCTCTTGCGGTTAAATGTTATGGCAAAAAATTAGTgagtttttggcatttttttcattttttcgggtcgccaacaaaaacaatgatggtatGAGCCATGGAGATATAtagatacatacatatgtacatcaATTAGAGTTAATCAAATATTTAAGTATTGTGAAAgtggtatatatattttagtggGTTCTGTTCTAGCCATGTTGggaaacaacaaacaaacaaaacacttTTAATCGCATCACTCTTTAAGTTCTGTAATCTTTATAAGCGGAGAATAAGTTTATGGCGTTGGGGGGTCGGCGAGACTCGCGTCTCGTTTAAAACTCATGTTATGTAGAAGCGTTGACTTTATTACGGGCATTATCataaatttaatcaaaatcCAGACACACACAAGTCACACATTGTGATATAAAGTACGAGACTTGAGCATCCACACGGATCCGGCACGGGATTATGATACTACGCCTTTCTCCATATCGGAGATTAGGAGATTAGCCCGATAAGATCTTTCCCCCAAATGAGGAAGATGCTCAAAACAGATGATGACGGATGAGAATACCCCCATATATCCAACTACCCGTCGTCTATAACTTTCGCAACGCGATCGTTATGCTTATGGACTCCAAAGTTATGGTCAGACGACGGGCAGTAGCAGTTCCATACAATCCCCATACAATCCGAGACCCAATTGACATTACTCATGCGTATAGACTACGCAATACGCTGTGTCCATTTAAATGCCAGGTTACTAAAATGTTTCCACTTTTCACGCACTCGGCATACTAACATGGGGCGCACTCTACCACCCGCAACCACCTCATATCTTCTATTATCATTCTAATAATCCCATTCCCATTACATAGTATACTTGGCACACAAACAATTCTTCTCTGAATGAAAGTAAAATTGGCGATTCGGGGAGCTACCTCCGATCCATATTAAATAGTTTCTTGAGGTTTTGAGGCGcgtgtttgtttttatgtttgttgATATGCAAATATACATATCTGTCCTGATCTTGGCCAAGGAATTCCTTCGAACCACTCATCATTCAACTGACACACGTTCCGATGTCTCGATTCCCGGCGACAGGTAGCTGTCAGGGGCAATTAGATGTTCCAGAAATAAGTCCCTACCCCATcaacttttgaaaaaatgcGGTAGCCGGACCAATCAAGATCTCAACAATAACAATGAACAACAGATGAATTCAGATGTAAATATAATTGGCTGGCACGTTGACAAGTAAATCAAGTAATTATCTTTGATAGATCCAAGCCACAACAGCCGAAAAACTGACAAATTAGCACAATATCTATCCCCAAAGTGGGCGGGAATCGTAGTAGGGTAGGTTGTTGATAGTCTGATTTCTGGGGTACCCTTAATCGAAACAGCTGACAGTTGGTTTCAAGTCTATATTAAGCAAGGTTCTTAGGATTatcgtttttaaaatattactaaaaattatataaaatgaGTTTTTCAAGTGAGTTCAAggttaaaaatatgaaaataaaaacaatcagtagtagtagtagttttCATTTGTCTGTTACTAACTATAGTAATCACGCAATGTTTTAAGTAAActatatttttgtaaatatttaatcctttaattgtttaaataaTTGATTGTCTCGCCAAGTAATTATCtgcaaaataattatttaatttgaatGATAAGAAGTATTTGCTGCTGATACTTTGGTTTCGGAAATTAAAAGGAAGTCTTTACTTAGAAATAGATTAGTTAAGAATAGTTATTAGGAAAGAATATTTAAAgaattatttttactttcagggTCTGGAGCATTTAATGTATAGCCTGAACCTAGGACAGATCCAATTCGATCCCTCGCACACGATAGACGAACATCGACCCCAAGGATACACCCAGGAGATCGCCGCAAACAGCATCAATGCCACCAGGTATTTTGAGGAATCTGGTCGTTTGAATGCCACTGAGGACGATGCTTTAGAGGTGCAGATATCCACACCTGACAGCAATCTCTCAAAGTCAGATTCGGGGCCAGAGATCCCGGAATTCCTGGAAATTCACGATCCCAAACACAGACATCCAAGGGAGAGCCATGGTGAGTGATCCAGTAGTTTCTCCATCGTTCAGATTTATCTTTATTTTGCACTCCACTCGACTGGAAGTGTTACCCGTTTTATTTACGACCCATCATCCAAGTCGTATATGGCTCCAGATAAGAGTTGGTCAAGACAATAAAGCCATAAACGGTAGACTAGATTTTCCATCCACCTAGCTAGGGTAACAGGAATACAGGCTACAGCCTACAGCCTACTTGCTTAGCACTTACAAGATCCGTGGGTAAATACATCAATTATGATCGCGGAGAAGTACGCATCAGAATGAAGGTATAAATAGATAAAGCCGAGACGAGACTCGATTCTGTACAACAATTGGCCGATTTCCAAGTGCAAGGCAACTGTCCGGCGACGGCGGTCTATCATCAATTCAATTATGCCATCCCATCCTCCCGTCCGTCTCATTTGGTTGATAGGAAGTTCCGTCTGTGGTCGCGGCCTTGTCGCATAAATTATCAGATATGTACTCTATATGCATTATCCGATTTACATAtatttctttctctccatttGGGACGTAAATTCAGCCGTAAATCAGCAGCAAGTTGGCAAGATCATTGCCAGTATGGTGACGAAAACAGGGCGATAGCACGATAAAGATACACATTCTGGGGGGATACGGAAATccaaaacaaaacgaaaacaattcgaaaagattcagattcagaacGGGAACGAGAAGCAAATAGCCCTCAATTGTTTCTTTTGTTGGGGATTACAGTTAATTGAAGTGCAAACACAATCATTACACCTTATCCCATATAAAGTTATCACCGTACAGCAGTCGTCGAAGTATATGACAGGTTCGCAGATGCGATGCGATTGGATAACAATGGGGAAACATCGCCGAGACCTAGAAGATCATATATAGGGTATACATTACTTCTATGGAGGAATAAAGAGAGCTTTAGAAATAAACAAGGTTCCGGGGAAAATGCCATATCTTTCCAAACAAAGTATTGGGGGGACACTGGGTATTCAAATTATATAAACTTTCTAGATAAAAAAGGAGAAAGATACAAGCTGAAATAGGAACTACATATTTCTATATTATTTCCAGATCCTGTTGCCGCCTGTTTGTCGCCGAAATCTATATTGTCCTTGCTGGTGGACCACAACGACTTGCACCGAAACACCGCTTTCCGGAAGCTACTCACCAAAGATGGCATCGTCTCAGTGGACAACCTCCACAACTCCGAGGAGGAGTACAACCAGTTCATCAACTCCGTCCGGATCACGCCCCGGGCTTTCATGAAACTATGTCCAGCGCTTCTAGCCCAAATCGATAATGGTGTCTGCAAGCAGCCAGCTCCGCGATCAGAACATCTTCTGGACAAAAATCAGAAGATTTGGAATGGTAGGTGGCTTAATGGAGACTTCAAATTCAAAGATAAACTATTCTTTCATTTCAGCTTGGATCTATGCTAGTGTTTCTATGCTGATACTCTCGGCCTGCGGTCTGTTGGGGATTCTTCTGGTTCCACTGATGAAGACCAAGGCCTACCAAGAGGTGCTCAAGTTCCTGGTGTCCATAGCAGTGGGCACTTTGGCCGGCGATGCCTTGATGCACTTGCTCCCACATGCGCTTTTCAAAGAGGAAAAACATGAAGAGGAGGTGACTGGGGTTAGTCCCCTGGACTCGGACCACAAGCACAGCAACGAGGCAGCCCTCTTGTGTGGTTGTGCCTTTTTGGCCGCCCTTTTTATGTACATGCTGGAGAACCTGATCCCGTTGCTGAAAGGGAACAAGCAGGGTCACGGACATGGACACAGTCATGGTCATGGACATAGCCATGGTCACGGGCACAGCCATGGCAACAACATGGAAAAGCCAGCGGTTGCACAAGAACTGCCAGATCTATCGGCTCCCCGGGAGCTAAATGTGATGCTGCAGGAGGCGAAGCTGGATGAAAAAACCCCAGACCGGCCGCTTACGCCGGTGGCTTTCATGGTGATCATCGGTGATGGGCTGCACAATCTCACCGATGGCCTGGCCATAGGAGCAGCTTTTGCCAGTGACCCGGTCACTGGATTCGCCACCGCCTTTGCCGTCCTCTGCCATGAGCTGCCTCACGAGCTCGGAGACTTCGCGCTGCTCCTTCAAACCGGGGTGTCCATGCGAAGAGCTATCTATATGAATATTGTCAGCTCAGTTCTGAGTTTTGTGGGCATGTCTGTGGGCCTGTTCATAGCTGGGATAGGGGATGGCATGACCCAATGGATTTATGCGGCCACTGCCGGCTCCTTCTTATACATTGCCTTTGCCGACTTGGTGCCAACGATGAGCGTGGCTCACAATCCGGAAATAGCCAAAGATCCAAAGggtatttttatacaaatacTTGGCATTCTCCTGGGCGGACTAATAATGTTAGCTATAGCCTTAAACGAGCACGATTTAGAAGGTCTATTCAAGAGCTTCTAGAGAGTATTTAAGAATCTCGAGTAGATGTGTCGACTTCCCTTCCTGTTGTAGATAGTAGTCTAAGTCTAAGTTTCTTCGGAATCTCCAAATATCTGCCCTCATCATTAAATGTACATAAGTGTTTAAAGTTCAATAAcgaattaattttaaaaccaGTTCTTAGCAGATTTGTAGACTTGAGGGAGTTTCATTCCATAAGatattttaagcaatattttaataatccAAGAAATTGTTTCAATTTTGTAACAAATAAGAACGCTCTTTAATGATTTAATTGTTAACATctattgtttagtttttaactATTAAAGAACGAATTACGATAATTGCAGTTGTTGGTGTTCCTCAAAGGGTTCATTGGGCAGGCGAGCGGGGTTCTAAAAAGGGATATTACATATTTTCGTTCGcttaattaaatgaaatcgTAAGTCTACTACTCACCAATTTCTTAGATCGCTCCTCCAGTACGCCAAACGCCACATGGTTCAGCTGAATGCCACTGGGCAGTGCTACTCCCTGAATGCGATAGAAGCCATCGGTTTCTCCCTCATCAGCTACCTTGTGAGCAGCGGAGATGGTGCATTTGCCCAGGAAGCGTGTTGCTCCTACCATTGGACCACGGGAAATGTCGATGTGATCACCGAGTCGATACAACGTAACTCTTCCGTGGGTCTGCTGAGCAATGCTGGGCAGCTGTTCGCTCTTGTATTTGgaatccttaaaaatctcctGAGCTATGTCCTGAGTGACGTCGAGACGTTCTATTTCGTGATCCTCAAGCGCCAATTTGACCATCTCGGCAGAAACCGTGCGCATCTCCTCCTTAGTAGGCTGCCAGTTTCGCGTTTGGAGCACAATATCGTGAACAAagcttccggattttactgaAAAATATGCCATTTTTATTGTTGGGCAGTTTAGGTGGAAAATTGAACTCACTGTTAGGCCCTGGAAAACTGTGCAACTGAAGATTAGCCTCCGGTTTGAAGGCCCTATTTAGGGCAGCTCCCAGCATAAAGCTGCAGGTGCGCCAGAAGGCTCTAagcaaaaggaaaataaagtttagagaataaaataaaaaatatcagTATCTATAGTTACTTGTTGACCACGTGCGGTTCAGACACTTGGAAGTGGAGCAGCTGCAAGGTACAGGACTCCTGCAGGGGTCGGTGCATGTCCCAGGGCACACTACCATCGATCAGAGCCAGAGCCGACCTCCGCTTGTGACCCTCTGACAGGTGCTGGGCACAATTGTACGGCGTGGAGATGTTGGCGTTCATCACCAGAGTCACATCCTCCGGCAAGCCCAGATAGCGTACTTCGATCTTGTCGATGCGACCCACAGCATCTCGTTGCCGCTTCTGCTCCTGATTAAAGAGTTCATTTCTTTTGGCGATGGAGCTCGAACTAGCGCTGAAGTTGGCtgtaattaaatatatatattttaacgATCCATTATAGCTAGCTTTCGCTACCGCCTAACGTGCCATCACTGGTTCTGAGACGTGAGATATGCCGGCGTTATGTAAACTATATTCCCGGAGTTTTGTCAATGAAAAGCTTATCCTTTTGGCTAAACCTACCCTTAGTCCTGTACTGCTGgagttgtcgcagtgcacacCAGCTGGTTTTATGTAATTTTGTAGCAGCCGACATGGTAAATGAACAAAATACTTCGCAGGGATGCGTAATTGTGATGACACTTTTCATTAGTGGTGGACCGTTTGCTAGTGACGGAGTTGCAGCCGATATTCATCCCGATATATCGATATACCACCCGCTACCGACAATTGCTGGGATTGCGATTTTTGTTTGTCATTCCGCTCAGCAAAAAGTAAGAAACTGTGTTCATTCAGTAAAAacagttgaaaaaaaataaaaaatcatggATTTGGATATTGCCCGTGATCTTCCACGCCCAGGCTTCAACTTCGACAACTGCAAACGGTGAGAAAAGTTCTAGGGACCCGGAAACCTGCAAGCGGCACTTTCTGACTCAAGTTTTTCTGTGCTTTCAGAAATGCGACTCTTTTGAAGGGGGGCTTCAAGCCGCCAACCACAACCAAGACCGGTACCACAATTGTGGGCATCATCTTCAAGGATGGTGTAATTCTGGGTGCCGATACAAGGGCCACCGAGGGCCCCATCGTCTCAGACAAGAACTGCGCCAAGATCCACTACCTGGCCAAGAACATATAGTAAGAAAACATCGTATATTCGGGAATTTCAAATCTAAtcgtttttgttttagttgctGTGGAGCTGGAACCGCTGCCGACACTGAGATGACCACGGATCTGATCTCGTCACAGCTGGAGCTGCATCGCCTGGGAACTGAGCGCGAGGTGCGCGTGGTGGCTGCCAATGTGATGCTGAAGCAGATGCTCTTCCGCTACCAGGGCCACATTAGCGCCGCCCTGGTGCTGGGAGGCGTGGACAAGACCGGTCCGCACATCTACAGTATCCATCCGCACGGCAGCGCGGACAAGCTACCCTATGCCACCATGGGTTCTGGTTCCCTGGCCGCCATGTCTGTTTTTGAGAGCCGCTGGCGTCCCGACATGTCTGAGGAGGAGGGCAAGAAGCTGGTGCGCGATGCCATTGCCTCTGGTGTGTTCAACGATTTGGGCTCTGGCTCCAACATCGATCTGTGCGTGATTCGCAAGGGCAGCGTGGAATATCTGCGCAACTACGAGCTGGCCAACAAGAAAGGCGAGCGCAAGTTGGACTACCGCTTCAAGAAGGGCGCCACACCCGTTCTCCACACATCTGTCAGGGATTTGATCGTCAACGAGAGCGTCACAGTCGTTCCAATGGAGACATCTTAGGGGAATCATTTTCTACTTTTCGTACATTTATAATAAAAGAGTTGTGCTCTAAGGACCTGTGTGGAGTGGTATAATAAACGAAGCCTTGCTTCAAGATGCGCGAGTGTTTTTATTTACGTTGGATATATTTATTAGACTAGCGTTAATCCTAGATGGACGCTGCTTTGGTTTTCAACGAGCATAAGCCGGGGACTCTATACTTTACAACAAATAATATCTAAAATGAACTTCTTCGACAAAGTGTGAAGGGGGAAACTTGACTTAAGTGTTATATTCCAAGTGACTATACGAATAAACTTAACTGTCCCCGGCGAGAGTAAactaaaaagtaaaagtaGGACACTTAAAgctaaataattaatttagcTAATATCACATGGTATAGAGGGGTCAATTCCTAACAGCTAAAGGCACTTTCCATCTCCTTAGACTACAGATTAATTGGCACCAAGAATTCACTTGATCGAGTCAGATTATACACGCTCCTCCTTAAACTAGTCTACGGGTCTACGATTAATCTAATAGCAGTAGGGGATTAGTAACAAAAGTAAAGGGAGCACCCACATGGCGAGGGCACCATGATAAGCCGCTCCATTTGGTGTTGGTTCTAGCAGATGGGACACAGTCAGGCAGGACAGGGCCAGATTAGTGGTAATCCTGGGTGATTGGGCGTTTATCAGGGCCGATATCTTCTCGGCTTCACGGGCGCAGGCGTCCAGTTGGATGCGCGTTGGTCTCCTGATGCTGCTGGATGGCACAAGCGCCGCAAAGATGCCCACTTCCATGGTAAGGAATCCGGTCAGCTGGCATTCGCTCACTTGAACCAGTCCGTCCAGCTGCTGGAGCACGCCATGGAGGGTCAGAAGGTTGCTGCTCTGGGTCCGCAATGCGTACATGGCCCGATCGAACTGCTTCCTGGAGTACATTATTCTAAACGCTCCACCAGCGCACAGCGGGCAACAGGCACCGGGTGGAACGATTAAGCGACAGTGCTTGGACACCGGATCGGGACATTGAACAGTGCGACACCGCCTCCCCATATCGCTGGCCAGCAATCCCACCTCCCGGCACCGGCCCACATAGTCCACCAGCACGTATTCGGCCCTGGCAGCATAGCTGCTCTTGTAGGTGACTCCGTTGATGCCACAGACGGGCGAGGGCGATCCAGGAGCGTGACTCGACTGGCAGGCTGACCAGTAGGCCACCTGACCTTCGGGATTGGCTCGCAGCAGGGCACAGGCATCCGGATAGGTACGTCCTTGCGTGTCACACACCGCTCCCTGGTGGAAAGATGAGCAATTCGCTGCAGTGCCGTTGACtgtggaaaaaaataaataaatatgtaagATGTTTTGTGTCTCCTAATCTCCTCAAGCTTACCGCATTCATACTGCCGGCATGGTCGCTGCATGCTGGCCAGGCACACCTTCCTCCTATCCAGGCAATGGGTTCCCTGAGGACAGCTATGCAAAGTCGCCGCCGAGCAGGCATTTCGGGCATTGCAGGCGCCATAAATAAAGTCTCCCTCCGGCAGGTGGCACTTGGCTACGCAGGCCGAGGGATAGGTGTTTCCATTGGAGCCGCATACCGGCACATAGTGAGCCGGGCAGTTGCAGGGCAGGCTTGTATATCCAGAGTCCGTGAATCCAGGAAGTCGGCACTGCTTTTTGGTGCATGTAATCTCGCCGGCAAAGCAGCTACACAGATTGCACTCCAAGTGGAAAGAGGAGCCGTGCCGGAAGCTCCTTCCGCCAGGAAGCGTACAGTGGGCGTGGCTATAGAGCGGCAACGGTTGGCACTGCTCCAGCCGATTTTGAAGTCCACAGGAGCAGACCGTGTGCTCCACCATCGGTAGCTGTCCAATTTCCGTTTTCTTGTGCAGATTACTCTTTCCCAGGCGCACATACGAACCAAATGGGACGTAGAGCTTGGAGTCCTGCCCCAGATTGCAACCGGGAATGCAGGAGTAGCCCTTTGCTCCGCCACGCTGAAGGATGCAGACCTCACTGCCGTTGCAGGGCTTCTTAGAGCAGGGTGCAGTGATGTCCCTTGACTCCTCGAGCTGGACATTACCAGGCTTCAGGTAGGTCTCTAGGGAAATGCATGGCAGCGGAGCATCCTCGTCCTTTTCCTTCAACCGAGAGCATATGTCCTTGGGGCGCTGAAATTGGCGGGTCCAATCCAAGCACTCCTCCAACAACTCATGGCAGTCCTCGCTACATATCCCATTGAAGAGTCCCTCCCGCGTGCAGGGCTTCAGTTGGAGGGCACAGACCAGAGCCTGCCACTTTTCCGGAGCACACCGGCTGGTGTTCTTGATAAAGAGCTCCTGCCCCAAGACCCTGACGGTTCCCCGCTGCTGCAACAGTCGCAGATCCTCCCGAGCAGCGGCATCGTGTTCCGGGGTGCAGCTCCGGAAGAGCTCCGTGGCCCGGTTGTTGAAACTGGTGCAGAAACTGAGACCCTGGCAGCCTAGTTCACAGGGTGAGTCCACGCTTTCGATGCACCGACGCAGCTCCCTTTCGCCCGGCTGTTCCAGGCAGTCGTTTTCGAAGTTCGTCTGGGCCTCCCACCAGCCGTTGGTGTAGAACTGATTGCACAGCCGGCGGCACTTGTGGCTGCCGGCCTGGTCGCAGCACTGCCGCTTGGCAGCATCCATACCCAGGTGGGCAGAGTCCCCCAGGGATCCCCCTCGTCCAATTAAACGTCGCTGGGATGGGGATTCTACGGATGACATTCCTCCCGGCACATACAGTTTACCTGTTACGGTCAGGAAGCACTGCCAGAAACGGAAATGCGGCAGAGGTTTCCCACATCCCGCGGCCTCTAGTCTGGAGAAGATGACCTCACTTCGTTCCAGGCGGGTGGAGTCCTGCTGGAGCAACTTTTGGCAGGTATCGCGACAGTGCTCCTTGTTACTATACTGGCAGCAGGGTAGGTCTATGAAAAGAATTGGAATTTAAGGTTTAAATTTTGGATTTATGGCATAATCTTACATTGCTCCGCATTGGCCAGAGGTGTCATGTCGGTGTGGTTGTGTATGCATTGAATGACATCCAAGTTCCGATCTCCACAGGCTCCCCGAATGTCCACATGGTCCTGGTTGTCATGGGAGGGTTCAAATACCGAACGGCAGGCCTGATAAGGAAGTTTGAATTAATCAGATTATAGTATTTGAGGATTAGAATCCTACCTCTAGACATTCGGAAGTGCGGGCTTGTCCGCAGCACTGATCCGCCGCCTCCTGACGCTCCA of the Drosophila ananassae strain 14024-0371.13 chromosome 2R, ASM1763931v2, whole genome shotgun sequence genome contains:
- the LOC6506434 gene encoding Y+L amino acid transporter 2, which codes for MARIQASDSLIPRQVFEVPPAEPNNSTAETGSQGSGVKLKKQISLLDGVAIIVGVIVGSGIFVSPKGVLLYSGSIGQSLIVWVLCGVLSMVGALCYAELGTMIPKSGGDYAYIGTAFGPLPAFLYLWVALLILVPTGNAITALTFAQYLLKPFWPSCEAPIGAVQLLAAAMICVLTVINCYNVKWVTRVTDIFTGTKVLALMVIVGAGVWWLFAGKTELWEQPFAGGLYSPGYISLAFYSGLFSYSGWNYLNFVTEELKDPYRNLPKAICISLPVVTIIYMITNIAYFSVLSPDEILSSDAVAVTFGDKMLGYFAWIMPFAVACSTFGSLNGAIFASSRLFFVGARNGHLPAAISLINVNCLTPVPSLIFLGVVTVLLLFIKDMYVLINYVSYVEALFTLISVSGLLWLRYKQPKTERPIRVSLALPVIYLIVCLFLVISSCFQSPGAVGVGTLIILSGIPVYYLTIHNPVKWLADTSQAINLWCSKFFICMPNQEKFD
- the LOC6506435 gene encoding zinc transporter ZIP10; the protein is MAVNQVLPLITLLYLLGTFLGPVQTSTEYNRYLAQIFQKYGNGGTINFEGLEHLMYSLNLGQIQFDPSHTIDEHRPQGYTQEIAANSINATRYFEESGRLNATEDDALEVQISTPDSNLSKSDSGPEIPEFLEIHDPKHRHPRESHDPVAACLSPKSILSLLVDHNDLHRNTAFRKLLTKDGIVSVDNLHNSEEEYNQFINSVRITPRAFMKLCPALLAQIDNGVCKQPAPRSEHLLDKNQKIWNAWIYASVSMLILSACGLLGILLVPLMKTKAYQEVLKFLVSIAVGTLAGDALMHLLPHALFKEEKHEEEVTGVSPLDSDHKHSNEAALLCGCAFLAALFMYMLENLIPLLKGNKQGHGHGHSHGHGHSHGHGHSHGNNMEKPAVAQELPDLSAPRELNVMLQEAKLDEKTPDRPLTPVAFMVIIGDGLHNLTDGLAIGAAFASDPVTGFATAFAVLCHELPHELGDFALLLQTGVSMRRAIYMNIVSSVLSFVGMSVGLFIAGIGDGMTQWIYAATAGSFLYIAFADLVPTMSVAHNPEIAKDPKGIFIQILGILLGGLIMLAIALNEHDLEGLFKSF
- the LOC6493504 gene encoding 39S ribosomal protein L39, mitochondrial: MKSVITITHPCEVFCSFTMSAATKLHKTSWCALRQLQQYRTKANFSASSSSIAKRNELFNQEQKRQRDAVGRIDKIEVRYLGLPEDVTLVMNANISTPYNCAQHLSEGHKRRSALALIDGSVPWDMHRPLQESCTLQLLHFQVSEPHVVNKAFWRTCSFMLGAALNRAFKPEANLQLHSFPGPNIKSGSFVHDIVLQTRNWQPTKEEMRTVSAEMVKLALEDHEIERLDVTQDIAQEIFKDSKYKSEQLPSIAQQTHGRVTLYRLGDHIDISRGPMVGATRFLGKCTISAAHKVADEGETDGFYRIQGVALPSGIQLNHVAFGVLEERSKKLNPARLPNEPFEEHQQLQLS
- the LOC6506437 gene encoding proteasome subunit beta type-7, with the translated sequence MDLDIARDLPRPGFNFDNCKRNATLLKGGFKPPTTTKTGTTIVGIIFKDGVILGADTRATEGPIVSDKNCAKIHYLAKNIYCCGAGTAADTEMTTDLISSQLELHRLGTEREVRVVAANVMLKQMLFRYQGHISAALVLGGVDKTGPHIYSIHPHGSADKLPYATMGSGSLAAMSVFESRWRPDMSEEEGKKLVRDAIASGVFNDLGSGSNIDLCVIRKGSVEYLRNYELANKKGERKLDYRFKKGATPVLHTSVRDLIVNESVTVVPMETS